The genome window TCGATACGTTTTACCTGTCGGAAGTTTATCTGGATATGGACCGCCACGAGATATTTACCACAGTCATGCAGAATGCGGGATTTCTCTTCGATGATTTTGATTTGCGTTTTCAAAAAGGGAGCGCCGCTTATTCGAAGAGAGACTATATCTGCCAGTACCGGGAAAGTTATCTCAGCTTTATTGCGCGCTGGGCCGAACGACTGGGTATTTACTGGTGGTACGAAGAGAGTGACGGCAGGGAAAAAATCATCTTCAGCGACACCCGTATGGCGCATAAGGACGAGGGTCTACTGCTGAACTATCAGGATGCGGGCGAATTGGATGCCGCCATGGGCCGAAAACGCCGATTGCAAAGCCTGGAGTTGGAAGCCTGTAATTTGCCGAAAAAAATTGTGGTCAGGGACTACAGCGCCCAGCGCGCCAGCATGGAAATCATGGGTACGGCGGCAGTCGACCCGCACGGTAACGGCGAGGAACACATCTTCGGCGAACATCTGAAAAGCAATGGAGAAGCCGCCCATATAGCAAAATTGCGTGCCGAAGGCGTACTGGCGCGAGGCAATATATACCGGGGCGGCACCACGGCGACCGGTGCGCGTTGCGGCGGGTTCATCGAAGTGCAGGGGCATCCGCGCAAGCGTTTCGACCGGCGTTATCTGGTGGTCAGCGTCAAACACCGTGGCTCGCAGGCAGGACTCTTGCTGGAAGGGCTGAAAATTCCTGCCAGGGGCGAGACCGGCGGCTCCGCCGATTTTTATCAGGCGGAAATTTCAGCGATCCCGTCCGAAGTGCAGTTCCGTCCGGAAATCACTCACCTTTGGCCGAAAATCGAAGGCACGCTGAACGGCTTTGTCGACGCCGAAGGCAGCGGACAGTACGCGGAACTGAATGAGAAGGGCGAGTACAAGATACAGGTGCCGTTCGATGTGACGCATAAAAACGCGCAACGCGGTTCCGCCTGGATACGCATGGCGACGCCGTATGCGGGCAGCGACCACGGCATGCATTTTCCGTTGCACAAGGGTACGGAAGTGGTGTTGTCGTTTATCAATGGCGATCCGGACCAGCCGATAATACTCGGCGCAATCCCCAATTCGATAAACCCCAATGTGGTACGCAACGAAAATCAAATGCAGTCGCGTATCCGCACCGCTGGAGGTAATGAAATAGTTATGCACGACGAGGCAGGTAAGCAGCATCTGGAGCTCAGTTCGCCGATAGGTAATACCTCTATTCGTATCGGTTCTGCCAGCGGATCGTCTTCTGTCTCGGGAGCGGGTTCCTACGCGCAACAGCAAGCGGCATTATTGCCAACGGCACGGATACAACGGCACAAAACAAAGCAAATGTGGCAGGGCGCTTTGCAATGGAATCAGCTGTCAGGGTCCCAGCAAATGCAGCAAGGATGGCTTGACAGCGTCTGGAGCAATTTAAGCAGCTTTCAGCCGTCGTCAGGAGATGGTGGGGTAACGATAAATACTGCGGGAAGCGCGAAAATCACATGTTTGGATTACGCAAACATAGTAGGTGGCGAATATCTCAGCCTGATTGTCGGAAATAAAAACGAAGCAGTACTTGGCCCTGTAGAGAGTTTTTATGTATATAAATATGAATATGTATTTTTTAAAACAGATGTTTGGAGTGGTTCCAAAACCGAGACAGGAGCCGGGGCGAAGTCTGAAGTCCTTGTTGGAACCAAAAATGAATTGGTTACTGGAGCCAAGACTGAAACAATCATTGGCGACAAGACAGAGTCGGTCGCTGGAATAAAAACGTCTAAAGTCTTAGTCAAGAATGATATTGTCACATTCGCAAAACTGAGCGAATACGACACAGCGGTAAATAACATAAAAACCAAGCTTAGTGAAAGTGACCTCGCGCTGGAGAACTTAACGACGAACTTTATGAATGGTGATGTAACAATAGAAAACACTCAGACTTATGTTGCAAAGCGCGAAGCCTATATTGCGGAAAAACAAGCTTACATACAAAAATGCAGCGCATTTGCTTCCTTTGGCACTTCTATTTACATGCCCGAGTAGTAGTGTCTTGCGTCTGGTTTTTTCGAATCTTTGGCAGACCTTTGTTGAGGACTTTATTCTGTTGCCACGCGGAAAAAAGTGTACGCGTATCAAGAAAATTAGTGCGAATCTGGCTAGTATCAGAGCGAAAGTAGAGGATAACGAAGCCCACGTACAGTAAAGCGAAACATCTCTTGTTGATAACACTATGGGGATCTCAACGTATGATGCGATGGTTGGAAATAAATAAACCGCATGCTGATCCGGTATTTATATTTTATATATAACTTGCAGGAATTGCTTTACACAAAGTTTTCGTGGGTTTCTTGCGCATCACCGCAAAATAAGCGGTTATCGGACGCGGCAATATATACAGGGTGGATTATAACTAATGCAACACACCAAAATCGTTTACTGGTCTGAACGGGATTACTTGCAAGCCGAACGCGATGGCGCGCTGCGTCATGAGTATATCGCCGGGTATATCTACGCCCACGCCGGTGCAGGCAAGCTGCACAATATCATCGCGTTGAATATCGCCAGCCTGTTGCGTACCCATCTTCGGGGTTCGCCGTCCCATACTTTTATTTCCGATATGAAAGTACGGGTGAAAAGCGCCAAGGCCTATTACTATCCCGATATCGTGGTCAGCGGCAGCCCTTTGGATATAGCGAACGACAGCCCCGGGGATTTTCTGGTAGCGCCCAGCCTGATCGTCGAGATTTTATCGGAAAGCTCTGAAGTCATAGACCGGCGAGAGAAAATGCGGGCCTATTTTCAGTTGGATAGCCTGCTGGAGTATGTGCTGGTCGACAGCCGCCGTTTAAAGGTTGAGGTTTTTCGCCGTGGAGATGACGGCGAATATAATGTCGATATAGCCGGCGGTGCGGATACGGTCATGCTGCAATCGCTGGACCTTAAGATTGATATGCGCGCTATCTACGAAGATGTGGCGTTTCTGGATAACGAAGCCGCCGAATGACTACCGAGCAGGCGTTTAACCTGAACTGCCCGCTGCCCATCGGCCAGTACGAACACGCGACCCTGGCGCATGGCGGCGGCGGACGTTTGATGCAGCAGTTGCTGGAGCGTTTGATCCGTCCGGCGTTCGACAACCGGTGGCTGGATCAGCGCCACGACAGTACGGTGCTGGATATCGGCGGCAGCCGGCTGGCGTTTACCACCGACGGTTATGTCGTCAAACCGCTGTTTTTCCCCGGCGGCGATATCGGCAAACTGGCGGTTTGCGGCACGCTGAACGATCTGGCGATGAGCGGCGCCAAGCCGTTGTTTCTAAGCGCATCCCTGATCATAGAAGAAGGGTTTCCATTCGCGGATTTGCAGCGCATATTGCACAGCATGGGCGAGACCGCGCGCGCCGCAGGCGTGGCCATCGTCACCGGCGATACCAAGGTGGTGGAAAACGGCAAGGGCGACGGGCTTTACATCGTCACCAGCGGCATAGGTTCGATCGAACATCGCATGACGATAGGCCCGAGCAGTATCGCTGCGGGCGACGATATTCTGGTGACCGGCGACATTGGCCGTCACGGCGTCGCGATCATCTCGGAACGCGAAGGGCTGCGTTTCGAAACCAGCATAGCCAGCGACTGCGCCGATCTATCCGGGCTGGTGGCCGAATTGCTCGCTGCCGGTTGCGAGCTGCACTGTTTGCGGGATCTGACACGCGGCGGTTTGGCTAGCGCGGTGCTGGAGCTGGCGCGCGACGCGCAGCTGTCGATTGAACTCGATGAGGCCGCAATACCTGTGCTTCCTCAAGTCAGCGCCGCCTGTGAGATGCTGGGTTTCGATCCGCTCTATGTCGCCAACGAGGGCCAGATGACGCTGTTCGTGCCGCCTCCGGAAACCGAGCGTGTGTTGGCGTTATTGCATCAGCATTCGCTGGGGCGTCGGGCCGCCAAAATCGGCTCGGTCACCTCGCATGGCGAAGCCAGGGTCGAATTACGCAATGCTTTCGGCATCAAGCGCGTGCTGGATCTGTTGAGCGGAGAACAGTTGCCGAGAATTTGCTGAAGCTATCCGGTTAGTGCCTGATATCCCTGTAGGAGCGAGCTTTAGCCCGCGAAAGACGTCGATCGCGGGCTAAAGCCCGCTCCTACAGGGTATTATTGGAAATTGCATTGTTGAACCTTTTTGAGGGTGCTTTCTTTGGGGTACATACTATAGATACGGATTTTTATGCATAGTGCTCAAAACCGGATAGTGCAATACGATATGCTGCGCGGCCTCGCGATCAGCCTGATGTTGATGGCGAACAGCGCGGCATCGGTTTTGATCGCGGATGCGCCTCATCCGTTTTTGATGCGATTGGCAGGGTCGTTTGCCGCTCCGATATTCATGCTGCTGGCGGGCATGATGCTGGCGCTTGCCAAGCGACCCAAGCCGTCCCGCGGGCTGTTCATAATGATCGTGGGCGGCCTGATCGATATGGCGGTATGGCAATCGTTGCCGTTCCTGACTTTCGATGTGCTTTATACCATAGGATTGGCCATTATCGTTACCGCCTATCCGGCGCGTTATTTTTCGGCAACAGCGCTTGCGCTGACCGGCTTTGCTTTGCTGTTATGCGGTCAGTTGCTGCAATGGGGCGGCCTGTATCATTTCGAGCTGTTTTCGGTCGGTTTGAATTTCGACCAGCCGCTGCCGCCAGTGCGGGAAATACTGCCTCATATACCCCAGCAATTATTCATCGACGGTTGGTTTCCGGTTTTTCCGTGGCTGGGTTTTGTCTGGCTGGGCGCCGCGCTGCAGCGCAGCCTGCCGTCATTTGCGCCGGAAGTCCAGGGAGCCGGCGTTTCGTGGCGCTGGGGTCGGTATTCGACGCTGCTGCTGTTGGCGTCTTCCGGCTATTGGGCGATGACTTTTAATCTTCCGGCCATGCGCGACGGATACAGCGAGTTATTTTATCCGCCCGGTTTGGGATATTGCCTGACAGCGATAAGCGCATTTTGCGTACTGCTGTTCGTAATGCAATGGCTGATGCGCCATCCGCGCATTCTCATCCTGTTATCGCCGCTGGTCTGGATGGGGCGGCGATCGCTGTGGGTATATGTTTTTCATGTTGCGCTGATCCGTTATTGGCTCAGCAAATGTTGTGTTACGCCCGACCCGGTAAAGTTTTTATGGGTTGTATTGATGCTATGGACCCTGTCCGCATGGAGCGCGCGTTATTTACCCGCATTTTCTTTTCCGTCCAGACGTTGAATAAACACGAATCTTCGCGCGGCGCACCAAGTCCGCTTCACTGAGCACTACGGCCACCCTCCTGTTATTATCGGCTGCGGGTAACGCGCCGATGCCATGCTTGACGAGGAGTTTTATTGCGTCGGCAATGTCATTGTCCGGCTTCAGGTTATGACATCATGAACCATCGCATCTTTTCCGCCCATGCAATCACACTTATTATCCGGATTCGGCGTTATGTCCCCTCTTCAATCGTGCGATTCGCCGCATTTTTCAATGCCTGCGCTATTCGTTCGGCATCTTCAATAGCGACGGCTAAGAGAGACCGCAGACTTACGCCGGATTCTGATACTTCGAAATGCAGCTCTCTCTCAAGTTTTAACGCGTAGCCGTCTGTATGCGCGAGCCAATCAGTCGGCAAACTGATCGTCTGTGCGACTTGATTGCATTTGTCGGCAGCATAGGTGATGTACGTATTCAATGTACCTCCTTCTCTGCGGCTGATAGGCGTATTACCAAAGGTAAATGCTGCATTTTTACGATCTCCTGTTACATTAACGAACAAATTGAAAAACCGGTTGGTCAGCGCCTCTAAACGGGGTGGTATCAGAATCTAAGATAAGCAGGCGTAACACCAAATGCCAATGTAGGACATAAGTTTTTGGTAAAGCGTCATCAGTCCCCACGGGAACATCAGTATCACCAGTGTGATTAATAGGCGCATGACCAGAGGTAGATGCCGCAATTTGGAAAATGTAAGTTTCATCGTGCTTCTCCAGCGCTGACTCAAACCGGTTTTTTTAGATAGTAGTTTACAAATGCAAATATTTCAATAATAATAGAACTATGGAAACAAAAAATATGATTACCGCGCTGGCGGCGCTCGCCCAGGAGTCCCGTCTCGCCATCTTTCGATTGCTGGTTCAAACCGGCCCAGAAGGCTTGTCCGCCGGCAAGATCGGCGAGGCGCTGGCGATTCCGCCGTCTTCGCTGTCTTTTCATCTGAAGGAAATGACGCATGCCAATCTGGTGACGTGCAGGCAGCAGGGGCGTTTCGTGATCTGTTCAGCCAACTTCGATACGATGAACAGCCTCATCGCTTTTTTGACCGAGAACTGCTGCGGCGGCAATCCCTGTATCTCCATACCTTCACCTGTTTGTTCAACTACCGGGAAAACCAAGTCATGAGCGACAAAGTCTATAACGTCCTGTTTCTTTGTACCGGTAACTCCAGTCGCTATATTTATTAATTCTTGGGTAAACCAAATGAAAAAGCTCGAAATTTACGAACCGGCCATGTGCTGTTCCACCGGTGTTTGCGGCGTCGATGTCGATACCGTGCTTGTGCAGTTTGCTGCCGATTTGCAATGGTTGGCCGAACAGGGTGTTGAAGTGGCGCGTTACAACCTTTCCCAGCAACCCCAGGTTTTCGCCGCGAATCAGGATGTAGTCAAGGAAATGGATGCCGGTATGGATCGCTTGCCTATCGTCGTGGTGGACGGTCACATCGTTTCCACCGGCGTCTATCTGTCGCGTCCGCAATTGATGCAAAAACTGGCTTTGACGCCGGAAACGACCGCTCAAACGGCTGCTATTCCCGGCTGCTGCACACCGAAAAGCGGCTGCTGTTGAGCCTTATCGAGGCATTAAAGGAAAAAATGTAATGGGCCTTCCAACGCTTGATACCCGCTATCTGTTTTTTACAGGAAAAGGCGGTGTCGGTAAGACATCCTTGTCCTGCGCAACCGGCATCGCTTTGGCCGAAAGCGGAAAGCGCGTGCTCGTTGTCAGCACCGATCCGGCTTCGAATCTCGACGAGGTATTGGGCGTAGCGCTAAGCTCGACGCCGACGCCGATACCGGAGGTAGCCGGACTGTTTGCGCTAAACATCGACTCTGAAGTATCCGCGCGCGATTACCGCGAGCGCATGGTGTCGCCTTATCGCGGGATTTTGCCTCCGGCTGCGATTCAAAGCATGGAAGAACAGTTTTCCGGCGCGTGTGCGGTGGAAATCGCCGCATTCGACGAGTTTTCCGCATTGATCGGTCATCCAGAGAAGACCCAGGATTTCGATCATGTGATTTTCGACACCGCGCCTACCGGCCATACCCTGCGACTGCTGTCCTTGCCTTCGGCCTGGAACGGCTACATCGAATCCTCAACCAGTGGCGCGTCTTGCCTTGGCCCATTGGCCGGGCTGGAAAAACAGCGGGCGTTGTATGCCGCAACCGTGGCGCAACTCGCCGATGCCCGGCAAACCAGCGTCGTATTGGTGAGCCGCGCCGATCTTTCCGCTTTGCATGAAGCGGAACGGGCCAGCCGTGAATTGGGCGAGCTGGGCATTTTGAATCAGGTGCTGGTGATCAACGGACTGTTTCAGGCCGCAACATCGGCGGACGCGATAGCCAACGCGATGACGCGCCGCATGAATGCAGCGTTGGCGGCCATGCAGGAAAGGCTCGCGGCGCTGCCGCGTTTTGAAACACCCTTTATGCCCAAGAGCATGGTCGGTATCGCCGCGTTGCGCGCCCTCTCCCAGCCGGAAGCTGACACTTCGCTACCAAGCGCCATATCCGCGCGCCCCGATCTGCCCAGCTTTAACAGCTTGGTAAACGATCTGGAAAAAGCCGGGCATGGCGTCATCATGACCATGGGGAAAGGTGGCGTCGGCAAAACCACTATCGCCGCCGCTATCGCCACGGAATTGGCGCAACGCGGCCACAGCGTCGTGCTATCGACCACCGATCCGGCTGCGCACGTTGCGGCCGCTATCGAAAATCCGGTGAAAGGCCTGTCTGTCAGCCGGATCGACCCGGAAGCGGAAGTAGAGAAGTACCGGCAAGAGGTATTGGAAAAAACCGCCAATAACCTTGATGCCAATGTCAGGGAGATGCTGGAAGAGGATCTACGTTCGCCCTGCACCGAAGAAATCGCGGTCTTCCGGGCTTTCGCTAAAACGGTGGATGCCGGTAAAAATGCGTTCGTGGTATTGGACACCGCGCCGACTGGCCATACCATTTTGCTGCTCGACGCCGCCGAAGCCTATCACCGTGAAGTCATGCGCATGCAGGGCGACATGCCGGAAGCGGTGCGCCAACTGTTGCCGCGTTTGCGCGATCCGGACTTCACGCGGGTCATTATCGCCACGCTGGCGGAGGCTACCCCGGTTCACGAAGCCGAACGCCTGCAAAACGATCTGGTTCGCGCCGGTATTCAGCCTTACGCCTGGGTCATCAATCAAAGCCTGTTGGCGAGCGGCACGCGCGATCCGTTGCTGGCCGAACGCGGCCGGTATGAAATCCCTTTTGTGCTGAAGGTAGCCAGGGAACTGTCGTCGCGTTGCGTGCTGATTCCCTGGCTGGCGAAACCGCCCATCGGCAGCAAAGGACTTGCGCAGATCACTGATTCCGTAACCTGACAGTGCGAAACGAGGTGATTTCCTTGAAAGATTATCCCTGGTACGAAACCGTCCATGGCGCCCGGATTCCGGCATTCCCTGCCGGAATGACGAGATAAAGAAGCGAGCTGGAACTCTGGTATGTTTATTCATGGAAATAGCCTTAGGCTCATTATCGTCGGCAATCGTTTATCAACCATCGAACAGAAGGACTTTATCCATGACTCAAAAACCATTGACTGTTTTAGTTCTTTGTACCGGCAACTCCTGCCGCAGTATTATCGGCGAAGCGCTGGTCAATCACCTGGGTGCGGGCCGAGTGCGGGCTTTCAGCGCCGGCAGTCACCCCGTCGGTAAGGTTAACGAAAACGCGCTGGCGACTCTGGCGCGGCATGGACTGCCAACAAAAGGCTACTCCAGTAAATCCTGGGATGACCTGGAAAACGAGAACATCGATATCGTGATTACCGTCTGCGATAACGCAGCCGGCGAAGTCTGCCCGGCTTATTTGGGTTCGGTGGTGCGCGCGCATTGGGGCTTGCCTGATCCGGCTCATGTCAGCGGAACTCCGGAAGTCATCGCGGCGGCTTTTGAGGAAACTTATGCCGTGATGGAAAAGCGTATCCAAATGTTTTTGGCGCTGCCGCTGGAAGACCTGTCCCGGCAGGAACTCAGCGAGAAACTGAACCAAATCGGCTCCGACGGGGAGTGAGGAACCAAACATGTCAGGAGCATAACGCGATGACCAGAAAACACTCTCACAACAGCAAGACAACACCCTCAACTAAAACGGATTCCGCCAGCCCTCTGAACTTGTTCGAGCGTTATTTAACGCTGTGGGTCGCTCTGTGCATTATCGCCGGTATTGCGCTGGGCCACTGGTTTCCTGCTGCGTTCCAGCTCATAGGCAAGCAGGAAATCGCCAGGGTCAATATTCCGGTTGGCCTGTTGATCTGGGTCATGATCGTGCCGATGCTGCTCAAGATCGACTTCGGCGCATTACATCAGGTCAAGGAACACTGGAAAGGCATGGGCGTTACGCTGTTCATCAACTGGGCGGTCAAGCCGTTTTCGATGGCGCTGCTGGCGTGGATATTTATCCGGCAAGTCTTTGCTCCGCTGCTTCCCGCTGATCAGATCGACAGTTATATCGGCGGATTGATCCTGCTTGCTGCGGCCCCTTGTACCGCCATGGTGTTTGTGTGGAGCCAGCTGACCAAGGGTGATCCGTATTTCACGCTGTCGCAAGTCGCGCTCAACGACCTGATCATGGTGTTCGCATTTGCGCCGATAGTCGCGCTGCTGCTCGGTTTGTCTTCAATTACGGTGCCGTGGGATACGCTGCTGACTTCCGTGGCGCTGTACATCGTCATTCCGGTTATACTCGCGCAGATTTGGCGCAAGCTGTTGCTGGTCAAAGGCGAGGCTTATTTTCAAAAAGTGTTGCACGCTGTCGGACCGTTCTCGATAGCCGCGCTGCTGGCTACCCTGATCCTGTTGTTCGCGTTTCAGGGAGGCGCCATTATTCGCCAGCCGCAGGTGATCGCAATTTTGTCGGTGCCGATTTTGATACAGGTGTTCTTCAATTCCGGTCTGGCTTATCTGCTGAACCGGCAGCTTGGCGTTGCGCATTGCGTCGCCGCGCCGTCCAGTCTTATTGGGGCAAGCAACTTTTTCGAGCTGGCGGTAGCAACCGCCATCAGCCTGTTCGGTTTCGAATCCGGTGCGGCTCTGGCCACTGTGGTCGGCGTGTTGATCGAGGTGCCGGTAATGCTGCTGGTCGTTGAAGTCGTCAATCGTTCACGGCCCTGGTATGAGCGGCGCGTTTAGTCTCAACCCGCAGCTTCCTGTCCCGACTCAAAAGCACTTGTTGAATTGTGGGGTAACTATTCAGCTACCCCTTTGCCTATAAATTTTTCCGCCGTAAGCTCGCGCAGGTTCAGCTGGCTGAATAGTTACAATTGTGGCTTCATTGCTTTATGACCAGCCCAAGCCCGTCGGCAACCGGAAGCAGGCTGTTGATGACCCGGGCATCATGATGGATTTTTTCGTTAAGTGCGCGTATCGCCAGCGTGTCCTTATCGGTTGCGCCGGGATCGGCCACCTTACCGCCCCATAACAGATTGTCCAGCAACAACAATCCGCCTGTGCGCAGTAGCTGTAGCGTGCGTTCGTAATAGCCGTCGTAATTTTCCTTGTCGGCGTCTATGAAGGCCATATCGTATAGTCCGGAATGGCCGTCCGCAATCAGCTCATCCAGCGTAGTCAGGGCCGGTCCCAGTTGCAGGCTTATCTTGCCGCTTACGCCGGCCAACTCCCAATAGCGGCGCGCGACGCCGGTCCATTCCTCGCTGACATCGCAGGCCGTAATGCGCCCGTCCTCCGGCAAGGCCAGCGCTACGGCCAGGGAGCTGTAACCGGTGAACACGCCGATTTCGAGTACGCGTTTTGCCTGTATCAGTTTTGCCAGCAATGCCATGAACTGGCCTTGCTCCGGCGTAATCTGCATTCCGGCCAGGGGCAGTTGCGCAGTTTCTTCCCTGAGCCGGCGCTGCACCGCGGATTCGCGCGACGATACCGACAGCAGGTAATCATAAAGCGTATCGCTTAAGCCAAGATTCTTGTTTGACATGGCGGCTCCAATATGTGGGGGGGGTACTTTTGAGTCATAAACGAAGCGTCCGGGTTGAGGCAAACCAGCCGGGACACGCAGAAGCGTGTCGGGGGAGATTAACCACGGGGGGGCGAAGTCCACATCCGCTGAGGCTGGGCAAAAGGAGTTACGCTCACGCCGGCGGGATGAAAGTACTCCAGCAGCTTTGCGTTGCGCAGCCAACCGCGCACATTGCGTTCAAGAGTTTGCTCCTGGTACTCGCGAGTTACAAAATTACGCTCGACGTAATGGGTGTAAAGCTCCTGCAATTTGGTTTGGACATCCTCGGCCAAAACGATGCGCGACTCACTGAAGCGCAGCATGGTTTCACGCGGCTTGACGATTTCGCGCCACAGCGCCAGCGCACCGGCGCGATCCAGATGCAAATCTCCGCCCTTCGGTTTGAGCATGTCGTCGATACGTTGCAATTCTTCGCGTAAAGTGCGCATGCACGCGCGAAAAACAGCGGAATCCATGTGTTCGAAAAAGCGAGTCACTCGCGCATAGCGGTGCATCAATAGTTTGAAACCAAAAAAACGGGCATTGGGCGCAAACACGACCACGCCGACATTGGCGAACTCGCCTGTTTCGACGAAAGGCATGAAACGGACAATACTATAGTGACAAGCGGTATTCATGACGGCAACAACCAAAAAACATCAGTGAGCCAAAACATCAGTGAGCCTTATCCAGCAACTTCCTGGCTTCGACGAAAGGAAATTCAACCGGAATCGTCCGTTCCGTATCAATGAACATCCAGAACTCGGGGAGATTATGGCAGCTTGCTTCCCGGATACCCAGTGCCTGCGTGTATCGTTGCGTATAGTCATTCCTCCGGGTTATTAAGTCGCTGAACATTGAAGGTATATCGTCAGAGAAAACATGTAGTTTGACGAAGTCCTTGCCCGAAAACCTTTGGCAAAGATCTGTCCCCGGTTATTCTATTGACTCGTTAAGTACCGTTAAGCAAAGTTGTAAGAAAAGGAAATTCATGGCAGCAAATGGCATCTATCTGTTGTCGGATATAGTCATCACCGCTGTCGTGCCTGGCTAAGCAGAGATAGTGATTTTTTCCTTCATGTTGTGCATAAATAATCCACTCACCAGATAGTGCTTCTGCATTGGCTAACCGCTTCCAGTTTCCACTCACGACATCATTCGCAAGTGGCTTGATGTCTTCTATGGTGACATAGCGTTCTTCGCCCGCTTCCTGCGCTTCACGCATACATTGCTGGAACAATGGTATACCATATAGATCGAGTCCTTTTTTTACATTGAGGGCCAATGCACGCAGCCCATCCTCAAGGTAGTGCTTATGCCATAGCCCTTTCAGCGGTGACTTTGGGCGATTGAACTGACTAGGCGGCTTTAGCTGGCTTGGTGTTCCTATGCCTTCCAAAGCTTGTATCTCGTGGATGACCTTTGCCGGATTTAATGCTCCTGATTTAAAACCACCAAATAGCCCCAGTAATAAAAGCATGCTGTATCGGCCTGGCGCAATGGCTTCAAGGCCAATGAAGTTGGCGAAGTAGGTTAACTCCGCAGACATGTCGTCGCCATTGGCAGCTGTCGCAGTAAATTTTTTATCCGTCATTACGCGGCAAGCCTCATAGTCGGAGATAAAGCTGCGTGCAGCGCAGCAGCCAATAGGCGGCGGCTGTCGGTTTCAGTAGTGGTTAGCTGCGTATCCAGTTGGTCGCATAGCGTCATCAGTTCATCGATCTTGGCGACGATGCGTTGTTGCTCAGTGATAGGTGGGAGAGGGAATACAAACGAAGCGAGTCCTTTGCCTGTGAAATGTTTTATTCCAACTCCGGTGAAATAAGATGAAAGCCTCCCGCAGTCTGAGCTTTCGCGGAGTACATTGACGAAAAACTCTGGATTAACATTACCGGAAAACCGCACACGATGAATGGCTTTTTGGAAATAGATGCTACTTTCTCGCTCATCCCATACAGCTGCGCGTCCAGGTTCACCACCTTCACAAATCAGAACATCACCATGACGTAACGCGAATTGATCAAGTTCTTCATCTTCAAATGGCATTTCGTACAAATCTGATAAATTGAAGTCGAACCAACGTACATTGATATTTCGAAGGTAGCGACGAGGCGAGCCCTTATTTTTTGCCTTATCCAGCATTTTTCCCAGTCGGTTTTCTCCGGTTTGCTCTACTGTCGTCCACTGCCAGGAATCAGGGATTTGAAATGGCGCAATGTTGTTGGTTGGTATTGCTCCGCTACGCTTGGGTAGAGTGGCGGCAGGTTCATCATTCGGGTCTTGAGGAACCAGCCGCCCACGCACAGCCAGATTGAGTATAGTTTGACGTAGCT of Candidatus Methylospira mobilis contains these proteins:
- a CDS encoding type VI secretion system Vgr family protein, with amino-acid sequence MTENKGSLFSDRRYAFSAGGLAPDTFEVVRFEGEEALSALYRFDLLLASRDSDIDERVLLGQLAQFSLNDGVEGGRPTVYRGLLRSFAYQYQISGWTFYRATLAPKMWLLDTFYLSEVYLDMDRHEIFTTVMQNAGFLFDDFDLRFQKGSAAYSKRDYICQYRESYLSFIARWAERLGIYWWYEESDGREKIIFSDTRMAHKDEGLLLNYQDAGELDAAMGRKRRLQSLELEACNLPKKIVVRDYSAQRASMEIMGTAAVDPHGNGEEHIFGEHLKSNGEAAHIAKLRAEGVLARGNIYRGGTTATGARCGGFIEVQGHPRKRFDRRYLVVSVKHRGSQAGLLLEGLKIPARGETGGSADFYQAEISAIPSEVQFRPEITHLWPKIEGTLNGFVDAEGSGQYAELNEKGEYKIQVPFDVTHKNAQRGSAWIRMATPYAGSDHGMHFPLHKGTEVVLSFINGDPDQPIILGAIPNSINPNVVRNENQMQSRIRTAGGNEIVMHDEAGKQHLELSSPIGNTSIRIGSASGSSSVSGAGSYAQQQAALLPTARIQRHKTKQMWQGALQWNQLSGSQQMQQGWLDSVWSNLSSFQPSSGDGGVTINTAGSAKITCLDYANIVGGEYLSLIVGNKNEAVLGPVESFYVYKYEYVFFKTDVWSGSKTETGAGAKSEVLVGTKNELVTGAKTETIIGDKTESVAGIKTSKVLVKNDIVTFAKLSEYDTAVNNIKTKLSESDLALENLTTNFMNGDVTIENTQTYVAKREAYIAEKQAYIQKCSAFASFGTSIYMPE
- a CDS encoding ArsR/SmtB family transcription factor → METKNMITALAALAQESRLAIFRLLVQTGPEGLSAGKIGEALAIPPSSLSFHLKEMTHANLVTCRQQGRFVICSANFDTMNSLIAFLTENCCGGNPCISIPSPVCSTTGKTKS
- the hypE gene encoding hydrogenase expression/formation protein HypE: MTTEQAFNLNCPLPIGQYEHATLAHGGGGRLMQQLLERLIRPAFDNRWLDQRHDSTVLDIGGSRLAFTTDGYVVKPLFFPGGDIGKLAVCGTLNDLAMSGAKPLFLSASLIIEEGFPFADLQRILHSMGETARAAGVAIVTGDTKVVENGKGDGLYIVTSGIGSIEHRMTIGPSSIAAGDDILVTGDIGRHGVAIISEREGLRFETSIASDCADLSGLVAELLAAGCELHCLRDLTRGGLASAVLELARDAQLSIELDEAAIPVLPQVSAACEMLGFDPLYVANEGQMTLFVPPPETERVLALLHQHSLGRRAAKIGSVTSHGEARVELRNAFGIKRVLDLLSGEQLPRIC
- the arsD gene encoding arsenite efflux transporter metallochaperone ArsD — its product is MKKLEIYEPAMCCSTGVCGVDVDTVLVQFAADLQWLAEQGVEVARYNLSQQPQVFAANQDVVKEMDAGMDRLPIVVVDGHIVSTGVYLSRPQLMQKLALTPETTAQTAAIPGCCTPKSGCC
- a CDS encoding Uma2 family endonuclease → MQHTKIVYWSERDYLQAERDGALRHEYIAGYIYAHAGAGKLHNIIALNIASLLRTHLRGSPSHTFISDMKVRVKSAKAYYYPDIVVSGSPLDIANDSPGDFLVAPSLIVEILSESSEVIDRREKMRAYFQLDSLLEYVLVDSRRLKVEVFRRGDDGEYNVDIAGGADTVMLQSLDLKIDMRAIYEDVAFLDNEAAE
- a CDS encoding heparan-alpha-glucosaminide N-acetyltransferase domain-containing protein: MHSAQNRIVQYDMLRGLAISLMLMANSAASVLIADAPHPFLMRLAGSFAAPIFMLLAGMMLALAKRPKPSRGLFIMIVGGLIDMAVWQSLPFLTFDVLYTIGLAIIVTAYPARYFSATALALTGFALLLCGQLLQWGGLYHFELFSVGLNFDQPLPPVREILPHIPQQLFIDGWFPVFPWLGFVWLGAALQRSLPSFAPEVQGAGVSWRWGRYSTLLLLASSGYWAMTFNLPAMRDGYSELFYPPGLGYCLTAISAFCVLLFVMQWLMRHPRILILLSPLVWMGRRSLWVYVFHVALIRYWLSKCCVTPDPVKFLWVVLMLWTLSAWSARYLPAFSFPSRR